A single Streptomyces mirabilis DNA region contains:
- a CDS encoding FAD-binding oxidoreductase has translation MQRRTFIGGGAAALAAAATAGCNGKSGGGRAAATETAGTSIRTATTSTGTGTTAHAAANWTALAKDLDGALVRPGDRSWTAAHQLYNTRFDSLKPTAVAYVAHADDIRTTMAYARAHNIPLSIRNGGHSYAGWSSGNGRLILDVSKLNTIRASANEAVVGAGSKLIDVYRALAAKGVTIPAGSCPTVGVSGLTLGGGHGVVSRAYGLTCDSLTQATLITADGKQLVANASENKDLFWALRGAGNGNFGVVTELRFKTHAAPQAVSAYLTWPWAKAAAVVKAWQEWGPSQPDEIWSSLHLENGSGTPTVAVAAFSLGTYGELQNAVDRLATKIGAPARSVSLKKHTYKESMEAYAGCSSFPTEAQCHLPGSTPGRSPQGALSRDTFAARSDFFDRSISAAGIQTLLNQISSVRGGAGSIALTALGGAVNRVSPTATAFVHRRSRMLAQYFASWGAGASGTTVQSWLTSAHSAMAPYSSGAAYQNYTDASLTNWRKAYYGDAATRLAALKKQYDPNRFFTFPQAL, from the coding sequence ATGCAACGGCGTACGTTCATCGGTGGCGGCGCGGCCGCACTCGCGGCGGCGGCCACGGCCGGGTGCAACGGCAAGAGCGGCGGGGGCAGGGCGGCGGCCACGGAGACGGCCGGCACCTCGATACGCACGGCCACCACCAGCACGGGCACCGGCACAACCGCCCACGCCGCCGCCAACTGGACGGCCCTCGCCAAGGACCTCGACGGCGCCCTGGTCCGCCCCGGCGACCGCAGCTGGACGGCGGCCCACCAGCTGTACAACACCCGCTTCGACTCCCTGAAGCCCACCGCCGTCGCGTACGTCGCCCACGCGGACGACATCCGTACGACCATGGCCTACGCCCGCGCCCACAACATCCCGCTGTCGATCCGCAACGGCGGCCACTCCTATGCGGGCTGGTCCTCCGGAAACGGCCGGCTGATCCTGGACGTGTCCAAGCTCAACACCATCCGGGCGTCCGCGAACGAGGCGGTGGTCGGCGCCGGTTCCAAGCTGATCGACGTCTACCGGGCGCTCGCCGCGAAGGGCGTCACGATCCCGGCCGGCTCCTGCCCGACCGTCGGCGTCTCGGGTCTGACCCTCGGCGGCGGCCACGGCGTGGTGTCACGGGCGTACGGCCTGACCTGCGACAGCCTCACCCAGGCGACGCTGATCACCGCGGACGGCAAGCAGCTCGTGGCGAACGCGAGCGAGAACAAGGACCTCTTCTGGGCCCTGCGTGGCGCCGGCAACGGCAACTTCGGCGTCGTCACCGAGCTCCGCTTCAAGACGCACGCCGCCCCGCAGGCCGTGTCGGCGTACCTGACCTGGCCCTGGGCGAAGGCCGCCGCCGTGGTGAAGGCCTGGCAGGAGTGGGGCCCCAGCCAGCCGGACGAGATCTGGTCCTCGCTCCACCTGGAGAACGGCAGCGGCACCCCCACCGTCGCCGTGGCCGCCTTCTCCCTCGGCACGTACGGCGAACTCCAGAACGCCGTGGACCGCTTGGCCACCAAGATCGGCGCCCCCGCGCGCAGCGTCTCGCTCAAGAAGCACACGTACAAGGAGTCGATGGAGGCGTACGCGGGCTGCTCCTCCTTCCCCACCGAGGCCCAGTGCCATCTGCCGGGCTCGACGCCGGGCCGCTCCCCGCAGGGTGCCCTCAGCCGCGATACGTTCGCGGCCCGCTCGGACTTCTTCGACCGGTCCATCTCCGCGGCCGGCATCCAGACACTCCTGAACCAGATCTCCTCGGTCCGCGGCGGCGCCGGCAGCATCGCGCTCACCGCGCTGGGCGGTGCGGTCAACCGGGTCTCGCCGACCGCGACGGCCTTCGTGCACCGGCGTTCCCGGATGCTCGCCCAGTACTTCGCCTCCTGGGGCGCCGGGGCCTCCGGCACCACGGTCCAATCCTGGCTGACCTCCGCCCACTCGGCGATGGCCCCCTACTCCTCCGGTGCCGCCTACCAGAACTACACGGACGCGAGCCTCACCAACTGGCGCAAGGCGTACTACGGCGACGCGGCGACCCGCCTCGCGGCCCTGAAGAAGCAGTACGACCCGAACCGCTTCTTCACCTTCCCCCAGGCGCTCTGA
- a CDS encoding DUF47 domain-containing protein has protein sequence MRFRLTPRETSFYDMFSASADNIVTGSKLLMELLGADASARAEIAERMRAAEHAGDDATHAIFHQLNSSFITPFDREDIYNLASSLDDIMDFMEEAVDLVVLYQVEELPKGVEQQIEVLARAAELTAEAMPNLRTMDNLTEYWIEVNRLENQADQIHRKLLAHLFNGKYDAIEVLKLKQIVDVLEEAADAFEHVANTVETIAVKES, from the coding sequence GTGCGCTTTCGTCTGACCCCCAGGGAGACGAGCTTCTACGACATGTTCTCCGCCTCCGCGGACAACATCGTCACGGGCTCGAAACTCCTGATGGAACTGCTCGGGGCGGACGCCTCCGCTCGGGCCGAGATCGCAGAGCGCATGCGGGCCGCCGAACACGCCGGTGACGACGCCACTCACGCGATCTTCCACCAGCTGAACTCCTCCTTTATCACGCCGTTCGACCGCGAGGACATCTACAACCTGGCCTCCTCCCTCGACGACATCATGGACTTCATGGAGGAGGCCGTCGACCTGGTTGTGCTGTATCAGGTCGAGGAGCTCCCCAAGGGTGTGGAACAGCAGATCGAGGTACTGGCCCGGGCCGCCGAGCTGACGGCCGAGGCCATGCCGAACCTGCGGACGATGGACAACCTCACCGAGTACTGGATCGAGGTCAACCGGCTGGAGAACCAGGCCGACCAGATCCACCGCAAGCTGCTCGCCCATCTCTTCAACGGCAAGTACGACGCCATCGAGGTCCTGAAGCTCAAGCAGATCGTGGATGTGCTGGAGGAAGCGGCCGACGCGTTCGAACATGTGGCGAACACGGTGGAGACCATCGCCGTCAAGGAGTCCTGA
- the pstB gene encoding phosphate ABC transporter ATP-binding protein PstB, translating to MAKRIDVSGLTAYYGSHKAIEDISMTVEPRSVTAFIGPSGCGKSTFLRTLNRMHEVTPGGRVEGKVLLDDEDLYGQGIDPVAVRRTIGMVFQRPNPFPTMSIFENVAAGLRLNGSYKKSELNDVVEKSLKGANLWNEVKDRLNKPGSGLSGGQQQRLCIARAIAVEPQVLLMDEPCSALDPISTLAIEDLIGELKERFTIVIVTHNMQQAARVSDRTAFFNLAAVGQPGRLIEIDDTERIFSNPSVQATEDYISGRFG from the coding sequence ATGGCCAAGCGAATCGACGTAAGCGGTCTCACCGCCTACTACGGCTCCCACAAGGCGATCGAAGACATCTCGATGACGGTCGAGCCGCGCTCGGTGACGGCGTTCATCGGCCCCTCCGGCTGCGGCAAGTCGACGTTCCTGCGCACGCTGAACCGTATGCACGAGGTCACCCCCGGCGGCCGGGTCGAGGGCAAGGTCCTCCTCGACGACGAGGACCTCTACGGCCAGGGCATCGACCCCGTCGCCGTGCGCCGCACGATCGGCATGGTCTTCCAGCGCCCCAACCCCTTCCCCACCATGTCGATCTTCGAGAACGTGGCGGCGGGTCTGCGTCTGAACGGCTCGTACAAGAAGTCCGAGCTGAACGACGTCGTCGAGAAGTCCCTCAAGGGCGCGAACCTCTGGAACGAGGTCAAGGACCGCCTCAACAAGCCCGGTTCGGGTCTGTCGGGTGGTCAGCAGCAGCGTCTGTGCATCGCGCGGGCGATCGCGGTGGAGCCGCAGGTCCTCCTCATGGACGAGCCCTGCTCGGCCCTGGACCCGATCTCGACCCTCGCCATCGAGGACCTGATCGGCGAGCTGAAGGAGCGCTTCACGATCGTCATCGTGACGCACAACATGCAGCAGGCCGCGCGCGTCTCCGACCGCACCGCGTTCTTCAACCTGGCCGCGGTGGGCCAGCCGGGCCGACTCATCGAGATCGACGACACGGAGCGCATCTTCTCCAACCCGTCGGTGCAGGCCACGGAGGACTACATCTCCGGCCGCTTCGGCTGA
- a CDS encoding NUDIX hydrolase produces MTEDTFKAVRAAGCVLWRRSPLGGELEICLVHRPKYDDWSHPKGKLKRGEEPLAGALREVQEETGYTAAPGAALPTVRYPVAGRPKEVRYWAAEATDGRFAPNDEVDRVLWLSPAAARDRLTQPRDADLVDALLSVLHLT; encoded by the coding sequence ATGACCGAGGACACCTTCAAGGCCGTACGGGCGGCGGGCTGCGTCCTGTGGCGCCGCTCGCCTCTCGGCGGTGAGCTGGAGATATGTCTCGTCCACCGGCCGAAGTACGACGACTGGTCGCATCCCAAGGGCAAGCTCAAGCGCGGCGAGGAACCGCTCGCGGGGGCGCTGCGGGAGGTCCAGGAGGAGACGGGGTACACCGCCGCGCCCGGCGCCGCCCTGCCCACCGTCCGTTATCCCGTCGCCGGCCGCCCCAAGGAGGTCCGCTACTGGGCGGCCGAGGCGACGGACGGCCGCTTCGCGCCGAACGACGAGGTCGACCGCGTCCTGTGGCTCTCCCCCGCCGCGGCCCGCGACCGTCTGACCCAGCCCAGGGACGCCGATCTGGTTGACGCCCTGCTGAGCGTGCTTCACCTGACCTAG
- a CDS encoding inorganic phosphate transporter gives MDTFALVVTILVALGFTYTNGFHDSANAIATSVSTRALTPRAALAMAAVMNLAGAFLGSGVANTVSKGLIATPEGSKGMGILFAALVGAIVWNLVTWYFGLPSSSSHALFGGLVGAALAGGTKVLWSGVVDKVIIPMFLSPVVGLIVGYLVMCAIMWLFRRANPHKAKRGFRIAQTVSAAGMALGHGLQDAQKTMGVVVMALVIGDVQKSDDPIPVWVKIVCAVMLSLGTYAGGWRIMRTLGRKIIELDPPQGFAAETTGASIMFATAFLFKAPISTTHVITSAIMGVGATKRVNAVRWGVAKNIVMGWFITMPAAALVAAASFWIVDLAFL, from the coding sequence GTGGACACCTTTGCGCTGGTCGTGACCATTCTGGTCGCGCTCGGATTCACGTACACGAACGGCTTCCACGACTCGGCGAACGCCATCGCCACGTCGGTGTCCACGCGGGCGCTGACCCCGCGGGCCGCGCTCGCCATGGCCGCGGTGATGAACCTCGCCGGTGCGTTTCTCGGGAGCGGGGTGGCGAACACCGTCAGCAAGGGGCTGATCGCGACGCCCGAGGGGTCGAAGGGGATGGGAATCCTCTTCGCCGCGCTCGTCGGGGCGATCGTCTGGAACCTGGTCACCTGGTACTTCGGGCTTCCGTCGTCCTCCTCGCACGCGTTGTTCGGGGGGCTGGTGGGGGCCGCGCTCGCGGGCGGTACGAAGGTGCTGTGGTCCGGGGTCGTGGACAAGGTCATCATTCCGATGTTCCTGTCGCCGGTCGTCGGTCTGATCGTCGGCTATCTGGTCATGTGCGCGATCATGTGGCTGTTCCGGCGGGCCAATCCGCACAAGGCCAAGCGGGGGTTCCGGATCGCGCAGACGGTGTCCGCGGCGGGGATGGCGCTCGGGCACGGTCTTCAGGACGCCCAGAAGACGATGGGTGTCGTGGTGATGGCGCTCGTCATCGGTGACGTCCAGAAGTCGGACGATCCGATCCCGGTGTGGGTGAAGATCGTCTGTGCGGTGATGCTGTCGCTGGGTACGTACGCCGGTGGGTGGCGCATCATGCGGACGCTCGGGCGCAAGATCATTGAGCTGGATCCGCCGCAGGGGTTCGCCGCGGAGACGACGGGGGCGTCGATCATGTTCGCCACGGCGTTTCTCTTCAAGGCGCCGATCTCGACGACGCATGTCATCACTTCGGCGATCATGGGTGTCGGGGCGACGAAGCGGGTGAACGCGGTTCGCTGGGGCGTCGCCAAGAACATCGTCATGGGGTGGTTCATCACGATGCCGGCGGCGGCGTTGGTGGCTGCCGCGAGCTTCTGGATCGTGGACCTGGCGTTCCTGTAG
- a CDS encoding metal-sensitive transcriptional regulator, translating into MTTTEAGATAPSDRAESAQDVPDISNIQAPTETEEAGSDGAGSEDVAGGGAETGGVEAGGVVTDHDRGIHGYHKQKGEHLKRLRRIEGQIRGLQRMVDEDVYCIDILTQVSASTKALQSFALQLLEEHLRHCVADAALKGGEEIDAKVEEATKAIGRLLRT; encoded by the coding sequence ATGACGACCACCGAGGCCGGCGCGACGGCGCCCTCCGACAGGGCCGAATCGGCTCAGGACGTCCCGGACATTTCGAACATCCAGGCCCCCACCGAGACCGAGGAAGCCGGGAGCGACGGAGCCGGGAGCGAGGACGTCGCGGGCGGGGGAGCCGAGACCGGAGGCGTCGAGGCCGGAGGCGTCGTCACCGACCACGACCGCGGCATCCACGGCTACCACAAGCAGAAGGGCGAACACCTCAAGCGGCTGCGCCGCATCGAGGGCCAGATCCGCGGTCTGCAGCGGATGGTCGACGAGGACGTCTACTGCATCGACATACTCACCCAGGTCTCCGCCTCCACGAAGGCCCTCCAGTCCTTCGCACTCCAGCTCCTCGAGGAACACCTGCGCCACTGCGTCGCGGACGCGGCCCTCAAGGGCGGCGAGGAGATCGACGCGAAGGTCGAGGAGGCCACGAAGGCGATCGGCCGCCTGCTGCGCACATGA
- a CDS encoding CHAD domain-containing protein produces MSGEALAGYLRAQATEFLRSLRQHRENGTDAGTSARAKPRAESRVESRAESRDVSRDVSRAGENGSGESVDAARALRRSARRISGTLHTFRPLLDAEWSEGMRPELAWLSGTLAREHAYAARLERLLGALNRLSGAAGFPAQAAQNTGAPSKGSLTVGAAKAGALLDRQLTLARTRAHSAALQALGSSRFHAVADSVAVLASEVPLTPAAATADLRPLAAAATDRLTDAVTALPLVTAGHPYNAEALVHGLSADTAPHPQDAPWHQVRLLLRLHRYACEVLYGEDAPIDVRLLRAGQALNRHRDAAEAAAAAASAARTPRIAPATAYALGVLHADQRHEVEAARFAFQQNWQKETVRTP; encoded by the coding sequence ATGTCAGGAGAAGCCCTCGCGGGCTACCTGAGGGCCCAGGCCACGGAGTTCCTCCGCTCCCTGCGACAGCACCGGGAGAACGGCACCGACGCGGGTACCTCCGCCCGGGCGAAGCCGAGAGCGGAGTCGCGCGTCGAGTCGCGTGCCGAGTCGCGAGACGTTTCACGAGACGTGTCGCGGGCGGGGGAGAACGGCTCGGGGGAATCGGTCGACGCGGCGCGCGCCCTGCGCCGCTCGGCCCGCCGCATCAGCGGCACCCTGCACACCTTCCGGCCGCTGCTCGACGCGGAGTGGTCGGAGGGCATGCGGCCCGAACTGGCATGGCTCTCGGGCACCCTGGCCCGTGAGCACGCCTACGCGGCCCGCCTGGAACGGCTGCTCGGCGCGCTGAACCGGCTCTCGGGCGCGGCCGGCTTCCCGGCACAGGCCGCGCAGAACACCGGGGCGCCGTCCAAAGGCAGTCTGACCGTCGGCGCCGCGAAGGCGGGCGCGCTGCTCGACCGCCAGCTGACGCTGGCCCGCACCCGGGCCCACTCGGCCGCGCTCCAGGCGCTCGGCTCCTCCCGCTTCCACGCCGTCGCGGACAGCGTCGCCGTGCTCGCCAGCGAGGTGCCGCTCACCCCGGCGGCCGCCACGGCCGACCTGCGCCCACTGGCCGCCGCCGCGACGGACCGGCTGACCGACGCGGTCACCGCGCTGCCGCTGGTCACCGCGGGCCACCCGTACAACGCCGAGGCCCTCGTGCACGGCCTCTCCGCGGACACCGCGCCCCATCCCCAGGACGCGCCCTGGCACCAGGTCCGGCTGCTGCTGCGCCTGCATCGCTACGCGTGCGAGGTCCTCTACGGGGAGGACGCCCCCATCGACGTACGACTGCTCCGTGCGGGTCAGGCCCTCAACCGGCACCGGGACGCGGCGGAGGCGGCCGCGGCCGCCGCGTCGGCGGCCCGCACCCCGCGCATCGCCCCGGCCACCGCGTACGCGCTCGGCGTGCTCCACGCCGACCAGCGGCACGAGGTGGAGGCGGCACGGTTCGCGTTCCAGCAGAACTGGCAGAAGGAAACCGTGCGCACCCCGTGA
- the pstS gene encoding phosphate ABC transporter substrate-binding protein PstS yields MKLQRKNRLRALSLGAVAVSGALALTACGSDDTGTKSSATGGSTTGSASSIKCDNAKGQLLADGSSAQKNAIDAWVKEFSAACSGVQINYKGGGSGAGVTAFTQGQVAFAGSDSALKPEEVTASKKICTGGGQGIDLPMVGGPIAVGFNVPGVDKLVLNASTIAKIFDSKISKWNDAAIAKLNPGVHLPDLKIQAFHRSDESGTTDNFTKYLIAAAPSDWKYSGGKAWQAKGGQSAPQSSGVAQQVKQTSGAIGYMELSFAKDGIKAASIDTGASAPVDATVDNATKAIADAKVVGTGKDLSLSLNRATKAEGAYPITLVTYEIVCDKGNKSDTLAATKSFLTYIASEDGQKVLSSIDYAPIPADIIAKVRTTIAGLS; encoded by the coding sequence GTGAAGCTTCAGCGCAAGAACCGGCTTCGCGCCCTTTCGCTCGGTGCAGTCGCCGTCTCCGGCGCCCTGGCCCTCACGGCGTGCGGCTCCGACGACACCGGCACCAAGAGCAGCGCCACGGGCGGCTCGACCACCGGCTCCGCCAGCTCGATCAAGTGCGACAACGCCAAGGGTCAGCTGCTCGCCGACGGCTCGTCCGCGCAGAAGAACGCGATCGACGCCTGGGTCAAGGAGTTCAGCGCCGCCTGCTCCGGCGTGCAGATCAACTACAAGGGCGGCGGCTCCGGCGCCGGTGTCACCGCGTTCACCCAGGGCCAGGTCGCCTTCGCCGGCTCGGACTCCGCGCTGAAGCCCGAAGAGGTCACCGCCTCCAAGAAGATCTGCACCGGCGGCGGCCAGGGCATCGACCTCCCGATGGTCGGCGGCCCGATCGCGGTCGGCTTCAACGTCCCGGGCGTCGACAAGCTGGTCCTGAACGCCTCGACGATCGCCAAGATCTTCGACAGCAAGATCAGCAAGTGGAACGACGCGGCGATCGCGAAGCTGAACCCGGGCGTCCACCTGCCCGACCTCAAGATCCAGGCGTTCCACCGCTCGGACGAGTCCGGCACCACGGACAACTTCACCAAGTACCTGATCGCCGCGGCTCCCTCCGACTGGAAGTACTCCGGCGGCAAGGCCTGGCAGGCCAAGGGCGGCCAGTCCGCTCCGCAGTCCTCCGGTGTCGCCCAGCAGGTGAAGCAGACCTCCGGCGCCATCGGTTACATGGAGCTGTCGTTCGCCAAGGACGGCATCAAGGCGGCCAGCATCGACACGGGCGCCAGCGCCCCGGTCGACGCCACCGTCGACAACGCCACCAAGGCCATCGCGGACGCCAAGGTCGTCGGCACGGGCAAGGACCTCTCCCTCTCGCTGAACCGCGCGACCAAGGCCGAGGGCGCCTACCCGATCACCCTGGTCACGTACGAGATCGTCTGCGACAAGGGCAACAAGTCGGACACGCTGGCCGCCACGAAGTCGTTCCTGACCTACATTGCGAGCGAGGACGGCCAGAAGGTCCTCTCCTCCATCGACTACGCGCCGATCCCGGCCGACATCATCGCCAAGGTCCGCACCACCATCGCGGGCCTGAGCTGA
- the pstA gene encoding phosphate ABC transporter permease PstA, whose amino-acid sequence MSHSAPVADKRPSTLRGATLPKWSPWAIAAGAVVVAVLIGLVGGLDSKVQWGLIAGILFVLGTYGIAARVEGRRQAKDRIATSLVWVCFLIAVVPLASLIWTTVKRGVKVFDVYFLTHSMGVVADSEPGGGIYHAIVGTLEQVGLATLIAAPIGVLTAVYLVEYGRGRLSTAITFFVDVMTGIPSIVAGLFILSLMLILDLQPFGFAGSLALAILMMPVVVRSTEEMLKLVPNELREASLALGVPKWRTILKVVLPTSIGGITTGVMLAVARITGETAPVLLLVWGTNFINTNPFSGAQASLPLYIYQQYANSAGSNAAYDRAWAAALALIAFVMILNLVARGIARWKAPKTGR is encoded by the coding sequence ATGAGCCACTCAGCACCCGTCGCGGACAAGCGTCCCAGCACCCTGCGCGGCGCGACCCTGCCCAAGTGGTCCCCGTGGGCGATCGCCGCCGGCGCCGTCGTGGTCGCCGTGCTCATCGGCCTTGTCGGCGGTCTCGACAGCAAGGTCCAGTGGGGCCTGATCGCCGGAATCCTCTTCGTCCTCGGTACGTACGGCATCGCCGCGCGCGTCGAGGGCCGCCGCCAGGCCAAGGACCGCATCGCGACCAGCCTCGTCTGGGTCTGCTTCCTCATCGCCGTCGTCCCGCTGGCCTCCCTGATCTGGACCACCGTCAAGCGCGGTGTGAAGGTCTTCGACGTCTACTTCCTGACCCACTCGATGGGTGTGGTCGCGGACTCCGAGCCCGGCGGTGGCATCTACCACGCCATCGTCGGCACGCTGGAACAGGTCGGCCTCGCCACCCTGATCGCGGCGCCGATCGGTGTACTCACCGCGGTCTACCTGGTGGAGTACGGGCGCGGCAGGCTCTCCACGGCCATCACCTTCTTCGTCGACGTGATGACGGGCATCCCCTCGATCGTCGCCGGTCTGTTCATCCTGAGCCTGATGCTCATCCTGGACCTGCAGCCCTTCGGCTTCGCCGGTTCGCTGGCCCTGGCCATCCTGATGATGCCCGTCGTGGTCCGCTCCACCGAGGAGATGCTCAAGCTCGTACCGAACGAGCTGCGCGAAGCCTCCCTGGCGCTCGGCGTGCCCAAGTGGCGCACGATCCTCAAGGTGGTCCTGCCCACCTCGATCGGTGGCATCACGACCGGCGTCATGCTCGCCGTCGCACGCATCACGGGCGAGACCGCCCCGGTGCTGCTGCTGGTGTGGGGCACGAACTTCATCAACACCAACCCGTTCTCCGGAGCGCAGGCCTCGCTGCCGCTGTACATCTACCAGCAGTACGCGAACAGCGCCGGTTCGAACGCGGCGTACGACCGCGCCTGGGCGGCGGCACTCGCCCTGATCGCCTTCGTGATGATCCTCAACCTGGTGGCCCGCGGCATCGCCCGCTGGAAGGCACCGAAGACAGGTCGCTGA
- the pstC gene encoding phosphate ABC transporter permease subunit PstC, with product MDISTQNTDEAPPPTPQPSVAVQKRASRGATRPGDRIFLGLSRGSGIFLLVIMAAIAVFLTYRASLAISKDHGNFLTTFEWNTNTIPPVFGIAVLAFGTVVSSIIAMALAVPVAVAIALFITHYAPRRLSGPVAYVIDLLAAVPSIVYGLWGALVLVPHMNGLFGWLDKYLGWTGIFSWQGGAPRSMLTVSILLAIMILPIITNVSREVFRQVPQMHEEAALALGATRWEVIRMSVLPFGRSGVISASMLGLGRALGETMAVATVLSPTFDINASLLDPGGGTFAQNIASKFGEATADGRDALIASGLVLFVITLLVNGAARVIIARRAEYSGANA from the coding sequence ATGGACATATCGACACAGAACACAGACGAAGCGCCTCCCCCCACCCCCCAGCCTTCCGTGGCCGTGCAGAAGCGCGCGAGCCGCGGCGCCACCCGACCCGGTGACCGGATCTTCCTCGGTCTCTCCCGCGGGTCGGGCATCTTCCTGCTGGTGATCATGGCCGCCATCGCGGTCTTCCTCACCTATCGCGCCTCGCTCGCGATCAGCAAGGACCACGGCAACTTCCTCACCACCTTCGAGTGGAACACCAACACCATCCCGCCGGTCTTCGGCATCGCCGTCCTGGCCTTCGGCACGGTGGTCTCCTCGATCATCGCCATGGCCCTGGCGGTCCCCGTCGCGGTCGCCATCGCGCTGTTCATCACGCACTACGCACCGCGCAGGCTGAGCGGCCCGGTCGCCTACGTGATCGACCTGCTCGCCGCCGTGCCGTCCATCGTCTACGGCCTGTGGGGCGCCCTCGTCCTGGTGCCGCACATGAACGGCCTCTTCGGCTGGCTGGACAAGTACCTCGGCTGGACCGGCATCTTCAGCTGGCAGGGCGGCGCGCCCCGCTCGATGCTCACCGTCAGCATCCTGCTCGCGATCATGATCCTGCCGATCATCACCAACGTGAGCCGCGAGGTCTTCCGCCAGGTCCCGCAGATGCACGAGGAGGCCGCGCTGGCCCTCGGCGCCACGCGCTGGGAGGTCATCCGCATGTCGGTGCTGCCCTTCGGCCGCTCCGGCGTCATCTCCGCGTCGATGCTGGGTCTCGGCCGCGCGCTCGGTGAGACAATGGCCGTCGCCACGGTCCTCTCACCGACCTTCGACATCAACGCCAGCCTGCTCGACCCGGGTGGCGGCACCTTCGCACAGAACATCGCCAGCAAGTTCGGCGAGGCGACCGCGGACGGCCGTGACGCGCTGATCGCGTCCGGTCTGGTCCTCTTCGTCATCACCCTGCTGGTCAACGGCGCGGCCCGGGTCATCATCGCCCGTCGCGCGGAGTACTCGGGGGCCAACGCATGA